The sequence CGTTACGCTTACACTTATATTAAACGTAATCAAGATTATTCATTCATGATTTTGGAAAAAAGGAGGGGTACCCTTGTCAGTACAAATAATTGCAGATTCTGCTTGCGATCTGACAGCAGAAGATTGTGCACAATACGGAATTGAAAAGCTTCCCTTAACTGTTCAATTAGATGGCAGCGAATATGAAGATGGCATTTCGATTTCTTCCAAAAAGATTTACGACGCAATGCGAGAGGGAAAAGCGCCCAAAACAGCACAAGTAAGTCCTCAATTGTTTAAAGATACATTTCAAAAATATGCCGAAAGTAATACTCCCGTTATTTATTTAGCCTTTTCCTCGGAATTGTCGGGTACATATCAGGCTGGGAAGTTGATGGAGCAAGGAATCAAAGAGGAATTTCCGGAAGCAGATCTCCATGTCCTAGATACGAAATGTGCCTCATTAGGATATGGGCTAGTCGTCCTGCAAGCCGCTAAACTTGCTCAATCGGGCGCTGGTGTTGATGAAATTATCAAGGCGAGCAAACATAGCTATCAGCATATGGAGCATATTTTTACTGTTGATGACCTCGAGTATTTATATCGAGGTGGACGCGTTAGTAAAACTGCTGCCTTTGTCGGCACGTTATTAAAGGTTAAACCATTGTTACACATGGAAGATGGCAAGTTAATTCCACTTGAAAAAATACGCGGTTCCAAAAAAGTGTACAAGCGAATGCTAGAGTTAATGGAGGAACGCGGGGCGAATTTTGAGCAGCAAACCATTGGTATCAGCCACGGTGATGCAATCGACACTGCAGAAGAAATCGCAGCAATGATCCGGGAAAAATGGCAAGTAAAAGAGATAAAAATTAATATGATTGGCTCTTCTATCGGTGCCCATGCCGGACCTGGTACGATTGCGTTATTTTTCTTAAATGAATAAAACAAACAAAACTCCTACTGATAGTGGGAGTTTTTTTCGCATATCAGGATCAAGATACGCCATACTAGATATAAAAAGTATCTAGGAGTGTACAGAAATGGCTAATAATCAAAAGACTGAAGTTTTACCAAAACAGCATCAAGATCGCCAGCCTGGCTTCGAATATAAGATGCACCCGCTCCCTAAGTATATAAAAGAGAGTTATCAAGGTAGTGGAAAATTAAAAGATCAAGTAGCGATTATTTCCGGTGGAGACAGTGGCATCGGTCGATCGGTTGCTGTACATTATGCAAAAGAGGGTGCTCATATTGCCATAATCTATTACGATGAAGATCAAGATGCTAACGAAACAAAGAAGGCAGTAGAGGCAGCCGGTGTTTCTTGCAGCTTATTCAGAGGAGATATATCTGACAGTGCTTTCTGTAATGAGGTAGTGGAAAAAGTAATTGCAGAACATGGCAAAATAAATATCGTTGTCAATAATGCCGCCATGCAATTCCCACAACAGAATTTCTTAAACATTACTGATGATCAACTAGAAAAGACATTTCGTGTCAATATTTTTTCTTATTTTTACTTAACAAGAGCTGCCCTCCGCTATTTGAAACAAGGCAGTGTGATTATCAACACCTCTTCTATCACCGCTTTTCAAGGAAGTGAGAATCTAATTGATTATTCAAGTACGAAGGGTGCGATTACTACGTTCACGAAGTCTTTAGCAAAGTCACTTGTCAAACAAGGCATTCGTGTAAACAGTGTCGCACCTGGACCAATTTGGACACCATTAATCCCTGCCAGCTTTGATGAAAATGAGGTAGCTACCTTTGGCTCTGACTCAGAAATGGGAAGACCAGGCGAGCCCTGTGAAGTAGCACCCGCCTATGTGTATTTAG is a genomic window of Gracilibacillus salinarum containing:
- a CDS encoding DegV family protein — encoded protein: MSVQIIADSACDLTAEDCAQYGIEKLPLTVQLDGSEYEDGISISSKKIYDAMREGKAPKTAQVSPQLFKDTFQKYAESNTPVIYLAFSSELSGTYQAGKLMEQGIKEEFPEADLHVLDTKCASLGYGLVVLQAAKLAQSGAGVDEIIKASKHSYQHMEHIFTVDDLEYLYRGGRVSKTAAFVGTLLKVKPLLHMEDGKLIPLEKIRGSKKVYKRMLELMEERGANFEQQTIGISHGDAIDTAEEIAAMIREKWQVKEIKINMIGSSIGAHAGPGTIALFFLNE
- a CDS encoding SDR family oxidoreductase gives rise to the protein MANNQKTEVLPKQHQDRQPGFEYKMHPLPKYIKESYQGSGKLKDQVAIISGGDSGIGRSVAVHYAKEGAHIAIIYYDEDQDANETKKAVEAAGVSCSLFRGDISDSAFCNEVVEKVIAEHGKINIVVNNAAMQFPQQNFLNITDDQLEKTFRVNIFSYFYLTRAALRYLKQGSVIINTSSITAFQGSENLIDYSSTKGAITTFTKSLAKSLVKQGIRVNSVAPGPIWTPLIPASFDENEVATFGSDSEMGRPGEPCEVAPAYVYLASNDGSYVTGQTIHVNGGKIV